A single genomic interval of Acidovorax sp. 1608163 harbors:
- a CDS encoding FMN-binding glutamate synthase family protein, with translation MIHQLNQLYPVRYTAFALCIAALLFNAAALVVWGPALVWLATLAVVAALVALGIYDVRQQRHAILRNYPVIGHIRFMLEYVRPEVRQYFIESDSEAAPFSRAQRSLVYQRAKGDPDNRPFGTHLDVGAQGYEWVNHSMAPTQLASHDFRVWIGGSPDAASASAAPCTQPYQASVFNISAMSFGALSAQAIKALNLGAKNGGFAHDTGEGSISQHHRVHGGDLIWEIGSGYFGCRNDDGSFSPERFAANAQDPQVKMIELKLSQGAKPGHGGVLPGAKVTAEIAAARGVPEGHACISPARHSAFSTPVEMMHFVARLRQLSGGKPTGFKFCLGHPWEWFAIVKAMLETGITPDFIVVDGAEGGTGAAPVEFTDHVGAPLQEGLLLVHNTLVGVNLRERVRIGCAGKVISAFDIARMMALGADWCNAGRGFMMALGCIQAQNCHTGHCPTGVATQDPQRQQALVVPDKATRVAQFHRSTLHALQELVQAAGLMHPSDITAHHIVRRISDTEVRLLSNLIARVEPGALLGPLEAQHNVFRQYWPLANPYSFQAHTAV, from the coding sequence ATGATCCACCAACTCAACCAGCTCTACCCGGTGCGCTACACAGCCTTTGCGCTGTGCATTGCCGCCCTGCTCTTCAATGCGGCGGCCCTGGTGGTCTGGGGGCCTGCCCTGGTGTGGCTAGCCACGCTGGCGGTGGTGGCGGCCTTGGTGGCCCTGGGCATTTACGACGTGCGCCAGCAGCGCCACGCCATCTTGCGCAATTACCCGGTCATCGGGCACATCCGCTTCATGCTCGAATACGTGCGGCCCGAGGTGCGCCAGTACTTCATTGAAAGCGACAGCGAGGCCGCGCCCTTCTCGCGCGCACAGCGCTCGCTGGTGTACCAGCGCGCCAAGGGCGACCCGGACAACCGCCCCTTTGGCACGCACCTGGATGTGGGGGCGCAGGGCTATGAGTGGGTCAACCACTCGATGGCGCCCACGCAACTGGCCTCGCACGACTTTCGGGTGTGGATTGGCGGCAGCCCGGATGCGGCATCGGCCTCGGCGGCGCCGTGCACCCAGCCTTACCAGGCCAGCGTGTTCAACATCTCGGCCATGAGCTTTGGCGCGCTGTCGGCGCAGGCCATCAAGGCGCTGAACCTGGGCGCCAAGAACGGCGGCTTTGCGCACGACACGGGCGAGGGCAGCATCAGCCAGCACCACCGCGTGCATGGCGGCGATTTGATCTGGGAGATTGGATCGGGCTACTTTGGCTGCCGCAACGACGATGGCAGCTTCAGCCCCGAGCGCTTTGCGGCCAACGCGCAAGACCCGCAGGTGAAGATGATCGAGCTGAAACTGAGCCAGGGCGCCAAGCCCGGCCACGGCGGTGTGCTGCCCGGCGCCAAGGTGACGGCCGAGATCGCCGCCGCCCGGGGCGTGCCCGAGGGCCACGCCTGCATCTCGCCCGCACGGCACAGTGCTTTCAGCACACCGGTGGAGATGATGCATTTCGTCGCCAGGCTGCGGCAGCTCTCGGGCGGCAAGCCCACGGGCTTCAAGTTCTGCCTGGGCCACCCGTGGGAGTGGTTTGCCATCGTCAAGGCCATGCTGGAGACCGGCATCACCCCCGACTTCATCGTGGTCGATGGGGCCGAGGGCGGCACGGGTGCTGCGCCGGTCGAATTCACCGACCACGTCGGAGCCCCGCTGCAAGAGGGCCTGCTGCTGGTGCACAACACACTGGTGGGTGTGAACCTGCGCGAGCGGGTGCGCATTGGCTGCGCAGGCAAGGTGATCAGCGCCTTCGACATTGCCCGCATGATGGCGCTGGGGGCCGACTGGTGCAACGCCGGGCGCGGCTTCATGATGGCGCTGGGCTGCATCCAGGCGCAAAACTGCCACACCGGCCACTGCCCCACAGGCGTGGCCACGCAAGACCCGCAGCGCCAGCAAGCCCTGGTGGTGCCCGACAAGGCCACGCGCGTGGCGCAGTTCCATCGCAGCACGCTGCATGCGCTGCAGGAGCTGGTGCAGGCGGCGGGCCTCATGCACCCGAGCGATATCACCGCCCACCACATCGTGCGCCGCATCAGCGACACCGAGGTGCGCCTGCTCTCCAACCTGATCGCCCGCGTGGAGCCTGGCGCGCTGCTGGGGCCGCTGGAGGCGCAGCACAATGTGTTCCGCCAATACTGGCCCCTGGCCAACCCCTACAGTTTTCAGGCCCACACTGCGGTGTAG
- a CDS encoding SulP family inorganic anion transporter — protein MNPSFLNRLRAEWAPSIPRELLAGAVATFALIPEVIAFSFVAGVDPSVGLFASFVISLVIAFTGGRPAMVSAAAGSVALVAAPLVQSHGLGYLLAAGLLAGAVQVAFGLMKLGVLMRFVSSSVRTGFVNALALLIFAAQLPHLHGAGLATWGALALGLALIYGLPWLGQRLAWPALSVIPSPLICVVVLTVLASALGLHLPTVGDLGQLPDALPVFALPQVPASLDTLRIILLPALAIAMVGLLESVLTAAVVDELTDTPSDKNRECAGLGMANIAASLFGGIAGCGMIGQAVGNVKYGGRGRLSTLFAGVFLLILMVALKPWVSQVPVVALVAIMVMVSAETFDWKSLGALVRHPRLSSAAMLATVAVTIATHNLAAGVAVGVVLSGVFFAFKVSRMLDVRMHDDAQTAQRTWHVSGQVFFASADAFIEAFDVLGAEGRAVCIDVTHAHFWDITAVAALDKVVQRLRHHGCTVQVLGLNEASAVLVDRIGVT, from the coding sequence ATGAATCCATCTTTCCTCAACCGCCTGCGCGCCGAATGGGCGCCCAGCATTCCCCGCGAGCTGCTGGCCGGGGCCGTGGCCACCTTTGCGCTCATCCCCGAAGTCATCGCGTTCTCCTTTGTGGCGGGCGTGGACCCTTCGGTGGGGCTCTTTGCCTCGTTCGTCATCAGCCTGGTCATCGCCTTCACGGGCGGGCGGCCCGCCATGGTGTCGGCCGCGGCGGGCTCGGTGGCGCTGGTGGCCGCGCCGCTGGTGCAGTCGCACGGGCTGGGCTATTTGCTGGCGGCGGGGCTGCTGGCAGGCGCGGTGCAGGTGGCGTTTGGGCTGATGAAGCTGGGCGTGCTGATGCGTTTTGTGTCCAGCTCGGTGCGCACGGGTTTCGTGAATGCGCTGGCCCTCCTCATCTTCGCCGCGCAGCTGCCGCACCTGCACGGCGCCGGGCTGGCCACCTGGGGTGCTCTGGCGCTGGGGCTGGCGCTCATCTACGGCCTGCCGTGGCTGGGCCAGCGGCTGGCGTGGCCTGCGCTGTCCGTGATCCCGTCACCGCTGATCTGCGTGGTGGTGCTCACGGTGCTGGCCTCGGCGCTGGGGCTGCACCTGCCCACCGTGGGTGACCTGGGCCAACTGCCCGATGCGCTGCCTGTGTTTGCGCTGCCGCAGGTGCCCGCGTCGCTCGACACGCTGCGCATCATCCTGCTGCCCGCACTGGCGATTGCCATGGTGGGTTTGCTCGAATCCGTGCTCACCGCCGCCGTGGTCGATGAGCTGACCGACACCCCCAGCGACAAGAACCGCGAATGCGCCGGGCTGGGCATGGCCAATATCGCAGCCAGCCTGTTTGGCGGCATCGCAGGCTGCGGAATGATCGGCCAGGCCGTGGGCAACGTGAAATACGGCGGGCGCGGGCGCCTGTCCACGCTGTTTGCCGGGGTGTTCCTGCTCATCCTCATGGTGGCGCTCAAGCCCTGGGTGTCGCAGGTGCCGGTGGTTGCGCTGGTGGCCATCATGGTCATGGTGTCGGCCGAAACGTTTGACTGGAAATCGCTGGGCGCCCTGGTGCGCCACCCGCGCCTGTCCAGCGCCGCCATGCTGGCCACTGTGGCCGTCACCATCGCCACGCACAACCTGGCCGCTGGGGTGGCCGTGGGTGTGGTGCTCAGCGGGGTGTTCTTTGCGTTCAAGGTCTCGCGCATGCTCGATGTGCGCATGCACGACGATGCCCAGACCGCCCAACGCACTTGGCACGTGTCCGGCCAGGTGTTCTTTGCCTCGGCCGATGCGTTCATCGAGGCGTTTGACGTGCTGGGCGCCGAAGGCCGCGCGGTGTGCATCGACGTGACGCACGCACACTTCTGGGACATCACCGCTGTGGCTGCACTCGACAAGGTGGTGCAGCGCTTGCGCCACCACGGCTGCACGGTGCAGGTGCTGGGGCTCAATGAGGCCAGCGCGGTGCTGGTTGACCGCATTGGGGTGACGTGA
- a CDS encoding sterol desaturase family protein encodes MRSAAPVGLFLHSDLRAPQWRGYFVQRPEMHTVHHEIDHHAQNYGLPLWDLLFGTWTNPKERYTALGATTRGPNARRNAHF; translated from the coding sequence GTGCGCTCGGCCGCCCCGGTCGGCCTGTTTCTGCACAGCGACCTGCGAGCGCCCCAGTGGCGGGGTTACTTCGTACAGCGCCCTGAAATGCATACCGTGCACCACGAAATAGACCACCACGCCCAGAACTATGGGCTGCCTTTGTGGGATCTGCTGTTCGGCACGTGGACTAACCCCAAAGAGCGCTACACCGCTTTGGGGGCGACGACGCGAGGTCCGAACGCTCGCCGAAATGCTCATTTTTAG